One segment of Triticum aestivum cultivar Chinese Spring chromosome 2A, IWGSC CS RefSeq v2.1, whole genome shotgun sequence DNA contains the following:
- the LOC123190180 gene encoding gamma-aminobutyrate transaminase 1, mitochondrial — protein MIARGLLRSNASSQASKFVKYLTSAGGLQGHAESLSDASVRHFSSASSPQTNSTEENGFKGHGMLAPFTAGWQSNDVHPLVIERSEGSYVYDINGNKYLDSLAGLWCTALGGSEPRLVKAATDQLNKLPFYHSFWNRTTKPTLDLADDLLSMFTASKMGKAFFTNSGSEANDSHVKLVWYYNNALGRPNKKKFIARSKAYHGSTLISASLTGLPALHQKFDLPAPFVLHTDCPHYWRFHLPGETEEEFATRLAKNLEDLILKEGPETIAAFIAEPVMGAGGVIPPPKTYFDKVQAVVKKYDILFIVDEVITAFGRLGTMFGSDMYNIKPDLVTLAKALSSAYVPIGATLVSPEIAAVVDSQSNKLGSFAHGFTYSGHPVACAVAIEALKIYRERNIPDHVKQIAPRFQEGTKAFAGSPIVGEIRGVGLILGTEFANNKSRDDPFPAEWGVGAIFGQECQKRGMLVRVAGDSIMMSPPLTMTPGEVDELVSIYGEAMKSTEERVAELKSKKN, from the exons ATGATTGCGCGCGGCCTGCTCCGATCCAATGCCTCATCGCAG GCAAGCAAATTTGTGAAGTATTTAACCAGCGCCGGGGGCTTACAAGGGCATGCAGAGAGCTTGTCAGATGCATCAGTCAGACATTTCAGCTCAGCATCGTCTCCTCAGACGaactcaactgaagaaaatgg GTTTAAGGGGCATGGCATGTTGGCACCATTCACAGCTGGATGGCAGAGCAATGATGTGCATCCGCTGGTTATTGAGAGATCTGAG GGGTCTTATGTTTATGACATCAACGGGAATAAGTATCTAGATTCTCTAGCAGGACTCTGGTGTACAGCTTtag GTGGTAGTGAGCCTCGATTAGTCAAAGCTGCAACTGACCAATTAAACAAGTTGCCCTTCTATCACTCCTTCTGGAACCGTACAACCAAACCAACATTG GATCTTGCAGACGACCTTCTTAGCATGTTTACTGCAAGCAAAATGGGAAAGGCATTCTTCACAAATAGCGGTTCGGAAGCAAATGACTCACAT GTCAAACTGGTATGGTATTATAACAATGCATTGGGGAGGCCAAACAAGAAAAAGTTTATTGCACGATCAAAAGC ATATCATGGATCAACATTAATATCAGCTAGTCTCACTGG TCTTCCTGCCCTGCACCAGAAGTTCGATCTGCCAGCACCTTTTGTTCTGCACACAGACTGCCCTCACTACTGGCGCTTCCATCTTCCTG GTGAGACAGAAGAAGAATTTGCAACAAGACTTGCCAAAAATTTAGAGGATCTTATCCTCAAGGAAGGACCAGAAACA ATTGCTGCGTTCATTGCTGAGCCTGTCATGGGTGCTGGTGGTGTCATCCCTCCTCCAAAGACCTATTTTGATAAG GTTCAAGCTGTGGTTAAGAAGTATGACATCCTTTTCATAGTAGATGAG GTCATTACCGCATTTGGAAGGTTGGGAACCATGTTCGGATCTGATATGTATAACATCAAGCCAGATTTAGTCACCTTGGCCAAG GCTCTTTCGTCTGCGTATGTGCCCATTGGAGCGACTCTTGTTAGCCCCGAAATAGCAGCTGTGGTTGATTCTCAGAGCAATAAGCTAG GTTCATTTGCTCATGGCTTTACATACTCTGGCCATCCAGTTGCTTGTGCTGTCGCCATTGAGGCGTTGAAAATCTATCG GGAAAGGAATATTCCTGATCATGTGAAGCAAATCGCTCCACGCTTCCAGGAGGGAACGAAGGCCTTTGCAGGAAGTCCAATTGTTGGGGAG ATCCGTGGTGTAGGATTGATACTcggaactgagttcgccaataataaATCACGAGATGACCCATTCCCTGCTGAATGGG GTGTTGGTGCTATCTTCGGACAGGAGTGCCAGAAGCGTGGCATGCTGGTCAGGGTTGCCGGCGACAGCATTATGATGTCACCGCCATTGACAATGACCCCTGGCGAAGTTGATGAG CTGGTGAGCATATACGGAGAAGCTATGAAGTCCACGGAGGAGAGAGTGGCGGAGCTCAAATCGAAGAAAAACTAG